From one Comamonas piscis genomic stretch:
- a CDS encoding LysR substrate-binding domain-containing protein: MDKKITLRHLEAFRALMLRRSVTAAAQSLEVTQPVVTRLIAEFEARIGMPLFERVKSRLQPTSAATLLLEDVHQALMGIERIRNISENVRFRRLQRLEVTAAPAMATSFLPSAIAKFSAQFPETLVTLHMQASPAALDMVQAERCDIGFVMLSPDHTRFKGLETLVIGKLVVAVPAGHPLARRSSLSPVDFVDEPLVSLPTMMETRTKLDSLFLVNRVQRRVNIETQISYAAIKLVEAGAGLAIIDPLTACSYHGPDVKFVLFEPAVPCEYSMVVSNRHESTLVLKPFIDLAKAEIKRMLPKRWIL; the protein is encoded by the coding sequence ATGGATAAGAAGATCACACTGCGCCATCTGGAGGCGTTTCGCGCGCTGATGCTGCGCCGCTCGGTCACGGCAGCGGCCCAGTCGCTGGAGGTGACCCAGCCGGTGGTGACCCGGCTGATTGCCGAATTCGAAGCGCGCATCGGCATGCCGCTGTTCGAGCGGGTCAAAAGCCGGCTGCAGCCCACGTCGGCAGCGACCTTGTTGCTGGAAGACGTACACCAGGCCTTGATGGGCATCGAGCGCATCCGCAACATCTCCGAGAATGTGCGCTTTCGGCGTCTGCAGCGGCTGGAGGTGACGGCCGCGCCCGCGATGGCGACCTCGTTCCTGCCCAGCGCCATTGCCAAGTTCAGCGCCCAGTTCCCTGAGACCCTGGTCACCTTGCACATGCAGGCCTCGCCGGCCGCGCTGGACATGGTGCAGGCCGAGCGCTGCGATATCGGCTTTGTGATGCTCTCGCCCGACCACACCCGCTTCAAGGGGCTGGAGACCTTGGTGATCGGCAAGCTGGTCGTCGCCGTGCCCGCCGGCCACCCACTGGCGCGCAGAAGCAGCCTGTCGCCCGTTGACTTTGTCGATGAGCCTTTGGTGTCGCTGCCCACCATGATGGAGACCCGCACCAAGCTCGACAGCCTGTTTTTGGTCAACCGCGTGCAGCGCCGCGTGAACATCGAGACCCAGATCTCGTACGCCGCCATCAAGCTGGTCGAGGCCGGCGCCGGGCTGGCGATCATCGACCCGCTGACCGCCTGCAGCTACCACGGGCCCGATGTAAAGTTTGTGCTGTTCGAGCCCGCCGTCCCCTGCGAGTACTCGATGGTGGTTTCCAACCGCCATGAATCCACCCTGGTGCTCAAG
- a CDS encoding ABC transporter substrate-binding protein, whose amino-acid sequence MTASRLALSLAAAFAATAGIAHAEDIYVGGYGGSTETAFKQKIIPAYEKLTGNKVIYVPGNSTDTLAKLQAEKNNPQYDVALMDDGPMEQAVQFGFCGDIEAAPVYNDLYPMAKSAGNKSLNLGVIATGLFYNEEAFKKAGWAAPTSWNDLKDKKFKSKTVIPPINNGYGLQTLLMFAEMNGGGANNIDPGFQALIKDVGPNVLAWEPSPGKMTELFQNGDAVIGVWGSGRVKALADTGFPVKFVYPKEGAFALFTSVCPVAKKQPKAGAQKFVQFLYTPESQTALAETQAWGPMNSKVKLDEKVAKQVPYGPEQIAQLKTVDYKIVNVKRSEWTNRWNRTVER is encoded by the coding sequence ATGACCGCATCCCGTCTGGCTCTCTCCCTGGCTGCAGCCTTTGCTGCCACCGCTGGCATCGCCCATGCTGAAGACATTTATGTCGGTGGCTATGGCGGCTCGACCGAGACCGCTTTCAAGCAAAAGATCATTCCGGCCTATGAGAAGCTGACGGGCAACAAGGTCATCTATGTGCCGGGCAACTCCACCGACACCTTGGCCAAGCTCCAGGCAGAAAAGAACAACCCGCAATACGACGTCGCGCTGATGGACGACGGCCCCATGGAGCAGGCCGTGCAGTTTGGCTTCTGCGGCGATATCGAGGCCGCACCGGTCTACAACGACCTCTACCCGATGGCCAAGTCGGCGGGCAACAAGTCGCTGAACCTGGGCGTCATTGCCACCGGTCTGTTCTATAACGAAGAAGCCTTCAAGAAGGCCGGCTGGGCCGCTCCCACCTCGTGGAACGACCTCAAGGACAAGAAGTTCAAGAGCAAGACCGTGATCCCGCCGATCAACAACGGCTACGGTCTGCAGACCTTGCTGATGTTTGCCGAGATGAACGGCGGCGGTGCCAACAACATCGACCCTGGCTTCCAGGCGCTGATCAAGGATGTGGGCCCGAACGTGCTGGCCTGGGAACCCTCGCCCGGCAAGATGACCGAGCTGTTCCAGAACGGCGATGCCGTCATCGGCGTCTGGGGCAGCGGCCGCGTCAAGGCACTGGCCGATACCGGTTTCCCGGTGAAGTTTGTCTACCCCAAGGAAGGTGCGTTTGCGCTGTTCACCTCCGTTTGCCCAGTTGCCAAAAAGCAGCCTAAGGCTGGCGCGCAGAAGTTTGTGCAGTTCCTCTACACCCCCGAGTCGCAAACCGCGCTGGCCGAGACCCAGGCATGGGGCCCCATGAACAGCAAGGTCAAGCTCGACGAGAAGGTCGCCAAGCAAGTGCCTTATGGCCCGGAACAGATCGCCCAGTTGAAGACCGTGGATTACAAGATCGTCAACGTCAAGCGCTCGGAGTGGACCAACCGCTGGAACCGTACGGTAGAACGTTAA
- a CDS encoding ABC transporter ATP-binding protein, with protein MSFLRIEGLAKRFGDFVAVKDFNLEVHRGEFVSLLGPSGCGKTTTLQMIAGFLDPSQGRIVLDGKDITQLRPEQRGMGVVFQSYALFPHMTVEQNISFGLEMRKLSRDVVQKRIQDAIALVRLHGLGARYPRELSGGQRQRVAIARALAIQPEVLLLDEPMSNLDAKLRQEMHVEMRAIQRQLGITTILVTHDQVEAMTMSDRIAVMHNGQIAQVDSPQQIYDKPTCDFASVFLGKTNRFEGQAQSRESVKIGDMVLGAPSPVDSGPVVVYLRPERIAVGAAGDGGLPGTIKTLLFLGSQWVVNVSTALGDIHISLPNARRAALHEGAEVSLNWAPDDVRVLTQQEASRG; from the coding sequence ATGAGTTTTCTACGTATCGAGGGCCTCGCCAAGAGGTTCGGGGATTTTGTTGCCGTCAAGGACTTCAACCTGGAAGTCCATCGCGGTGAGTTCGTGTCCTTGCTCGGCCCTTCGGGCTGCGGCAAGACAACCACCTTGCAGATGATTGCCGGCTTTCTGGACCCGAGCCAAGGCCGCATCGTGCTGGACGGCAAGGACATCACCCAGCTGCGCCCCGAGCAGCGCGGTATGGGGGTGGTGTTCCAGAGCTATGCGCTCTTCCCCCACATGACGGTGGAGCAGAACATTTCCTTTGGCCTGGAGATGCGCAAGCTCAGCCGCGACGTGGTGCAAAAGCGCATCCAGGATGCCATCGCCCTGGTTCGCCTGCATGGCCTCGGTGCCCGTTACCCGCGTGAACTCTCCGGCGGCCAGCGCCAGCGCGTGGCCATTGCCCGTGCATTGGCGATCCAGCCCGAGGTGCTGCTGCTCGATGAACCCATGTCCAACCTGGACGCCAAGCTGCGCCAGGAAATGCACGTCGAGATGCGCGCCATCCAGCGCCAGCTGGGCATCACCACCATCTTGGTGACGCACGACCAGGTGGAAGCGATGACGATGAGCGACCGCATTGCGGTGATGCACAACGGCCAGATCGCCCAGGTCGATTCGCCCCAGCAGATCTACGACAAGCCGACCTGCGACTTTGCCTCGGTGTTCCTGGGCAAGACCAACCGCTTCGAAGGCCAGGCCCAAAGCCGTGAGTCCGTGAAGATTGGCGACATGGTGCTCGGCGCGCCCAGCCCGGTGGACAGCGGCCCGGTGGTGGTCTACCTGCGTCCCGAGCGCATTGCAGTAGGTGCGGCGGGCGACGGCGGCCTGCCCGGCACCATCAAGACCTTGCTGTTCCTGGGCAGCCAGTGGGTGGTGAATGTCAGCACCGCGCTGGGCGACATCCACATCAGCCTGCCCAATGCACGCCGCGCTGCGCTGCATGAGGGCGCCGAGGTGAGCCTGAACTGGGCCCCCGACGATGTGCGCGTGCTGACCCAGCAGGAGGCCAGCCGTGGATAG
- a CDS encoding ABC transporter permease, whose amino-acid sequence MSGPGLLVFVTMLLAPLALTAILSLNVFNGMEGIQNVYSLKNYLEIFSDSYYLEIFGRTALMSAIVTVLCVVLGVPETIIISRMRGRWRGVFLLIILAPLLISVVVRTLGWSILMGNNGLINKGLMLFNIIDEPLRLAFTMTGVTIAMVHVMVPFMVISVWASLQKLDPQVENAGLSLGASQRTVFRRVVLPQLLPGILSGSIIVFALSASAFATPALLGGRRLKVVATAAYDEFLNTLNWPLGAAIAVVLLVANIIIIVGCNRWIERRFKSVFEG is encoded by the coding sequence ATGTCGGGCCCCGGGCTGCTGGTCTTTGTGACCATGCTGCTGGCGCCTTTGGCACTGACCGCCATCCTGTCGCTGAATGTCTTCAATGGCATGGAAGGCATCCAGAACGTCTATTCGCTGAAGAACTACCTGGAGATTTTCAGCGACAGCTACTACCTGGAAATTTTTGGCCGCACCGCGCTGATGTCGGCCATCGTCACCGTGCTCTGCGTGGTGCTGGGCGTGCCCGAGACGATCATCATCTCCCGCATGCGCGGCCGCTGGCGCGGTGTGTTTCTGCTGATCATCCTGGCGCCGCTGCTGATCTCGGTGGTGGTGCGTACCCTGGGCTGGTCCATTCTGATGGGCAACAACGGCCTTATCAACAAGGGGCTGATGCTGTTCAACATCATCGACGAGCCGCTGCGCCTGGCCTTCACGATGACCGGCGTGACCATCGCCATGGTGCATGTGATGGTGCCCTTCATGGTGATCTCCGTCTGGGCCTCGCTGCAAAAGCTCGATCCCCAGGTTGAGAACGCCGGCCTGTCGTTGGGTGCCAGCCAGCGCACCGTGTTCCGCCGTGTGGTGCTGCCCCAGCTGCTGCCGGGCATTCTCTCGGGCAGCATCATCGTGTTTGCGCTGTCGGCATCGGCCTTTGCCACACCGGCACTGCTGGGTGGGCGCCGCTTGAAGGTGGTGGCCACCGCCGCCTATGACGAGTTCCTCAACACCCTGAACTGGCCGCTCGGCGCTGCCATTGCCGTGGTACTGCTGGTGGCCAACATCATCATCATCGTGGGCTGCAATCGCTGGATAGAGCGCCGCTTCAAATCCGTCTTCGAGGGTTGA
- a CDS encoding ABC transporter permease: protein MQKNSPLALVYHALFITFILAPLAVVVAVAFTDKGFISFPTDGLSLRWFRAILDATEIKSAFWFSAKLGLAAASIAIALAVPAALAITRYRFAGREVLMAFFMSPLMIPHVVLGAAFLRFFNIAGLSGSFFWLMFTHVICIMPYALRMVLSAATGMNREIEHAGLSLGASRGTVFMRITVPMLMAGIAGGWMLSFIQSFDELTMTVFVATPGTMTLPVAMYNHIAQTIDPLVTSVSTVLIVGTLVLMVILDKLVGLEKVLIGKG, encoded by the coding sequence ATGCAAAAAAACAGTCCTCTCGCGCTGGTCTATCACGCGCTGTTCATCACCTTCATCCTGGCGCCGCTGGCCGTGGTGGTGGCGGTGGCCTTTACCGACAAAGGCTTTATCTCCTTCCCCACCGATGGCCTGTCGCTGCGCTGGTTCCGCGCCATTCTGGACGCCACCGAGATCAAGTCGGCCTTCTGGTTCTCGGCCAAGCTGGGCCTGGCTGCTGCGTCGATTGCGATTGCGCTGGCGGTGCCGGCCGCGCTGGCCATCACCCGCTACCGCTTTGCCGGCCGCGAGGTGCTGATGGCCTTCTTCATGTCGCCGCTGATGATTCCCCACGTCGTGCTGGGCGCTGCCTTCCTACGCTTTTTCAACATCGCCGGGCTGTCGGGTTCGTTCTTCTGGTTGATGTTCACCCACGTGATCTGCATCATGCCCTATGCCTTGCGCATGGTGCTGTCGGCCGCTACCGGCATGAACCGCGAGATCGAGCATGCCGGCCTGTCGCTGGGCGCCTCACGCGGCACCGTCTTTATGCGCATCACCGTGCCCATGCTGATGGCCGGTATCGCTGGCGGCTGGATGCTGTCCTTTATCCAGAGCTTTGATGAGCTGACGATGACGGTTTTTGTGGCCACCCCTGGCACGATGACCCTGCCGGTCGCCATGTACAACCACATCGCCCAGACCATCGACCCACTGGTGACCTCGGTCTCCACCGTGTTGATCGTCGGCACCCTGGTGCTGATGGTCATCCTGGACAAGCTGGTCGGCCTGGAGAAGGTTTTGATTGGCAAAGGTTGA
- a CDS encoding NAD(P)/FAD-dependent oxidoreductase, which produces MNNNTHSSDVIVIGGGLVGSSVAYGLLRQGLSVTILDGADDTIRPSRGNFGLVWVQGKGYGMADYARWSFGSARQWPALRDELQAQTGIDVELMQPGGLHICLSEEELAQRVAKLQWLETEVGDPAYRATVLSRDEAAEYLPGLGPEVVGATHSMMDGHCNPLKLLRALYSANIAKGASIHNRMQVDAIRKEGGIFHVSAGGRAWQAPRIVIAAGHATQQLSAMVGMFVPVRPNKGQVFITERVQPFLPHPTNYVRQTDEGTVQIGDSMQELGFDDMVRVPENAKIAARAVKCFPLLANARVVRTWAALRVMSPDGFPMYQESESHPGAFAVTCHSGVTLAAQHVYCIAPWVANGLRPAAIDAFPATRFTPETEVKPYGI; this is translated from the coding sequence ATGAATAACAACACACATAGCAGCGATGTCATCGTGATTGGGGGAGGCTTGGTCGGCAGTTCCGTGGCTTACGGGCTGCTGCGCCAGGGCCTGTCGGTCACGATCCTCGATGGTGCGGACGACACCATCCGCCCCTCACGCGGCAACTTCGGCCTGGTCTGGGTGCAGGGCAAGGGCTATGGCATGGCGGACTACGCCCGCTGGAGCTTTGGCTCCGCCCGCCAGTGGCCTGCGCTGCGCGATGAGCTGCAGGCGCAGACCGGCATCGATGTCGAGCTGATGCAGCCCGGCGGCCTGCACATCTGCCTGAGCGAAGAAGAACTGGCCCAGCGCGTGGCCAAGCTGCAGTGGCTGGAGACCGAAGTGGGCGACCCCGCCTACCGCGCAACCGTGCTGAGCCGCGACGAGGCCGCCGAGTACCTGCCAGGCCTGGGCCCCGAGGTGGTGGGCGCCACCCATTCGATGATGGACGGCCACTGCAACCCCTTGAAGCTGCTGCGCGCGCTCTACAGCGCCAATATCGCCAAAGGCGCCAGCATCCACAACCGCATGCAGGTCGATGCGATCCGCAAGGAAGGCGGCATCTTCCACGTCAGCGCCGGCGGGCGTGCCTGGCAGGCGCCGCGCATCGTGATTGCCGCCGGCCATGCCACGCAACAGCTGTCGGCCATGGTTGGCATGTTTGTGCCGGTGCGGCCCAACAAGGGCCAGGTGTTCATCACCGAGCGGGTGCAGCCGTTTTTGCCGCACCCCACCAACTATGTGCGCCAGACCGATGAGGGCACGGTGCAGATCGGCGACTCGATGCAGGAGCTGGGCTTTGACGACATGGTGCGCGTGCCGGAGAACGCCAAGATTGCGGCGCGTGCCGTCAAGTGCTTCCCGCTGCTGGCCAACGCCCGCGTGGTGCGCACCTGGGCGGCGCTGCGGGTGATGTCGCCCGATGGCTTTCCGATGTACCAGGAGTCCGAGAGCCATCCCGGCGCCTTTGCGGTGACCTGCCACAGCGGCGTCACCCTGGCGGCCCAGCACGTCTATTGCATAGCCCCCTGGGTGGCTAACGGCCTGCGCCCAGCCGCTATCGATGCATTCCCGGCGACCCGATTTACGCCAGAAACGGAAGTGAAACCTTATGGCATCTAA
- a CDS encoding (2Fe-2S)-binding protein: MASKALFKYLPGHSAGASAMVSVLVNGAVVPMSSASSLAAGLLAAGITAVRVSPVGQGARAPYCMMGVCFECMVDVNGRPNQQACLITPKDGMEVTTMQAAPSLLDAQEAKHV; this comes from the coding sequence ATGGCATCTAAAGCCCTTTTCAAATACCTCCCTGGCCACAGCGCCGGGGCCTCGGCCATGGTGTCGGTGCTGGTCAATGGCGCCGTGGTGCCCATGTCGTCCGCCAGCAGCCTGGCGGCCGGCCTGTTGGCCGCCGGCATTACTGCGGTGCGTGTCTCCCCCGTGGGCCAGGGCGCGCGCGCGCCTTACTGCATGATGGGCGTGTGCTTTGAGTGCATGGTCGACGTCAATGGCCGGCCCAACCAGCAGGCCTGCCTGATCACCCCGAAAGACGGCATGGAAGTGACCACCATGCAAGCGGCGCCCAGCCTGCTGGACGCGCA